In Thermotoga sp., a single window of DNA contains:
- the ppdK gene encoding pyruvate, phosphate dikinase, producing MAKKYVYFFANGKAEGRADMKDILGGKGANLAEMTNLGIPVPPGFTISAEVCKYYYDHGRTYPEGLKEQVEEAMRRLEEVTGKKFGDPDNPLLVSVRSGAAISMPGMMDTVLNLGLNDETVKGLAKLTSNERFAYDAYRRFLQMFGDVVLKISHEKFERALEELKKEKGVELDTELDAEDLKKLVERYKQIYEEEGKEFPQDPWKQLWFAIDAVFGSWMNERAVKYRQIHGIKEGDLLGTAVNIVAMVFGNMGEDSGTGVAFTRDPNTGEKEPYGEFLPNAQGEDVVAGIRTPLKLEELKSRMPEVYNQLLEIMNRLEKHYRDMQDIEFTIERGKLYLLQTRTGKRTSQAAIRIAVDMVHERLITKEEAVLRVRPEDVEQVLHPVFDPKEKAQAKVIAKGLPASPGAATGKVVFTAKKAEELGKSGEPVILVRPETSPEDVGGMAAAQGILTSRGGMTSHAAVVARGMGKPAVVGAESIEVHPEEGYFKVNDVTVKEEEWISIDGTTGEVLLGKVTTIKPQGLEGPVAELLQWADEIRRLGVRTNADIPRDAEVARRFGAEGIGLCRTEHMFFEKDRIPKVRRMILAKTKEEREKALNELLPLQKEDFKGLFRVMKGLPVTIRLIDPPLHEFLPQEDEQIKEVAEQTGVSFEELKNVVENLRELNPMLGHRGCRLTITYPEIAVMQTKAIIGAAIELKKEEGIDVIPEIMIPLVGHVNEIRYLKKIIKETADAMIKEAGVDLTYKIGTMIEVPRAAVTAHQIAEEAEFFSFGTNDLTQMTFGFSRDDVGKFLPEYLEKGILEHDPFKSLDYDGVGELVKMGTEKGKSTRPDLKVGVCGEHGGDPRSILFFDKVGLDYVSCSPYRVPVARLAAAQAALKNKQ from the coding sequence ATGGCTAAGAAATACGTGTACTTCTTTGCAAACGGCAAGGCAGAAGGTCGTGCAGACATGAAAGATATCCTCGGTGGAAAAGGTGCCAACCTTGCCGAAATGACCAACTTAGGAATACCCGTTCCCCCTGGTTTCACCATCTCCGCAGAGGTGTGTAAATACTACTACGACCATGGAAGAACGTATCCAGAGGGTTTGAAAGAACAGGTTGAAGAAGCGATGAGAAGACTCGAGGAGGTTACTGGAAAGAAATTCGGTGATCCCGACAATCCACTCCTCGTTTCCGTCAGATCTGGTGCAGCTATCTCGATGCCTGGAATGATGGATACCGTTCTTAACCTTGGCTTGAACGATGAAACGGTGAAAGGACTTGCCAAACTGACCAGCAACGAGAGGTTTGCTTACGACGCTTACAGAAGATTTCTCCAAATGTTCGGGGATGTCGTTCTCAAGATTTCCCATGAGAAGTTCGAGAGGGCCCTTGAAGAGTTGAAGAAAGAGAAAGGTGTGGAACTCGACACAGAACTCGACGCAGAAGATCTCAAAAAACTTGTTGAAAGGTACAAACAGATCTACGAGGAAGAAGGAAAAGAGTTTCCGCAGGATCCGTGGAAACAGCTCTGGTTTGCTATCGATGCTGTGTTTGGAAGCTGGATGAACGAAAGGGCTGTCAAATACAGACAGATCCACGGTATTAAAGAGGGAGATCTCCTCGGAACTGCCGTGAACATCGTTGCTATGGTTTTCGGGAACATGGGTGAGGACTCTGGAACAGGTGTTGCTTTTACCAGGGATCCGAACACGGGTGAAAAGGAGCCCTACGGAGAGTTCTTGCCCAACGCGCAGGGTGAAGACGTTGTTGCCGGTATAAGAACTCCGTTGAAACTCGAGGAATTGAAGAGCAGAATGCCTGAGGTTTACAACCAGCTTCTTGAAATAATGAACAGGCTTGAAAAGCACTACAGGGATATGCAGGATATCGAATTCACCATTGAAAGGGGAAAGCTCTACCTCCTTCAGACGAGAACTGGAAAGAGAACGTCCCAGGCAGCCATAAGGATAGCAGTCGATATGGTGCACGAGAGGCTCATCACCAAGGAAGAAGCCGTTCTCAGAGTCAGACCAGAAGATGTTGAACAGGTGCTCCATCCCGTATTTGACCCAAAAGAGAAAGCGCAGGCAAAGGTAATTGCAAAAGGACTTCCTGCCTCACCTGGTGCTGCGACAGGAAAGGTGGTCTTCACTGCGAAAAAGGCTGAAGAACTCGGAAAATCCGGGGAACCTGTGATCCTCGTGAGGCCTGAAACCAGTCCTGAAGACGTCGGTGGAATGGCAGCGGCACAGGGAATACTCACTTCCAGAGGAGGAATGACCTCTCACGCTGCCGTCGTTGCGAGGGGAATGGGTAAACCTGCCGTTGTCGGTGCGGAGTCCATAGAGGTTCATCCAGAAGAGGGATACTTCAAGGTCAATGATGTTACTGTGAAAGAAGAAGAATGGATCTCCATCGACGGAACAACCGGTGAGGTTCTCCTTGGAAAGGTGACGACCATAAAACCACAGGGACTCGAGGGGCCAGTTGCTGAGCTCCTTCAGTGGGCTGACGAGATCAGAAGGCTCGGTGTGAGGACCAACGCAGACATACCAAGGGATGCAGAGGTTGCCAGAAGATTCGGGGCAGAGGGAATCGGTCTTTGCAGAACGGAGCATATGTTCTTCGAAAAAGACAGAATACCCAAAGTGAGAAGGATGATTCTCGCAAAGACAAAAGAGGAAAGAGAAAAAGCCTTGAACGAACTCCTGCCTCTTCAGAAAGAAGACTTCAAAGGACTCTTCAGGGTGATGAAGGGACTCCCGGTCACAATAAGGCTCATAGATCCTCCTCTCCACGAGTTCCTCCCACAGGAAGACGAACAAATCAAGGAAGTCGCTGAGCAGACGGGAGTTTCTTTCGAGGAACTCAAGAACGTCGTAGAGAACCTCAGGGAACTCAACCCGATGCTTGGCCACAGGGGATGCAGGCTCACCATCACGTATCCTGAGATCGCTGTGATGCAGACCAAAGCGATTATTGGAGCGGCCATTGAGCTCAAGAAAGAAGAAGGAATAGACGTCATACCTGAGATCATGATTCCTCTTGTGGGACACGTCAACGAGATCAGGTATCTGAAGAAGATCATCAAAGAAACAGCCGATGCAATGATCAAAGAAGCGGGAGTCGATCTCACTTACAAGATAGGAACCATGATCGAAGTTCCGAGGGCCGCTGTTACCGCTCATCAGATCGCGGAAGAAGCCGAGTTCTTCAGCTTTGGTACGAATGACCTCACACAGATGACGTTCGGATTCAGCAGGGACGACGTTGGAAAGTTCCTGCCCGAATACCTCGAGAAAGGCATACTCGAACACGATCCATTTAAGTCACTTGACTACGATGGCGTTGGCGAACTGGTGAAGATGGGAACGGAGAAGGGAAAAAGCACGAGGCCCGATCTCAAGGTTGGAGTCTGTGGAGAACACGGGGGAGATCCAAGATCGATACTGTTCTTTGACAAAGTGGGTCTCGACTACGTTTCCTGTTCTCCTTACAGGGTCCCCGTTGCCAGACTCGCAGCAGCTCAGGCAGCTCTTAAGAACAAACAATGA
- the fba gene encoding class II fructose-1,6-bisphosphate aldolase, translated as MPYVKNTKEILDKASREGYAIGAFNFNNMEFLQAILEAAEEENAPVIVATSEGAIKYIGRGNIEAGTEFAVEMVKTFAERVSVPVALHLDHGRNFNIIMAAIKAGYSSVMIDASHLPFEENLRETKRIVEIAHAVGISVEAELGKLKGIEDNVVEKESVLVDPEEAKVFVKETEVDFLAPAIGTSHGAFKFKGEAQLDFDRLKKVKEYTQIPLVLHGASMVPQNLVELANKYGAELSGAKGVPEDMLRKAIELGINKINTDTDLRITFVAYLRKVLSEDRSQIDPRKIFKPVFEQVKETVRERIRIFGSSGKV; from the coding sequence ATGCCTTACGTGAAGAACACGAAGGAAATTCTGGATAAGGCCAGTAGGGAAGGTTACGCCATCGGTGCGTTCAACTTCAACAATATGGAGTTCCTGCAGGCCATACTGGAGGCGGCCGAGGAAGAGAACGCGCCAGTCATAGTGGCAACATCGGAGGGAGCGATAAAGTACATAGGAAGAGGTAACATAGAGGCCGGAACAGAGTTTGCCGTTGAGATGGTAAAAACCTTCGCCGAGAGGGTTTCCGTTCCCGTAGCGCTCCATCTGGATCATGGAAGAAACTTCAACATCATCATGGCCGCCATAAAGGCCGGTTATTCTTCGGTGATGATAGACGCCTCTCATCTGCCGTTCGAGGAAAACCTCAGGGAGACAAAGAGAATCGTGGAAATCGCTCACGCCGTTGGTATCAGTGTGGAGGCGGAGCTTGGAAAACTCAAGGGAATAGAGGACAACGTTGTGGAAAAAGAATCCGTCCTTGTCGACCCAGAAGAGGCGAAAGTCTTCGTGAAAGAGACAGAAGTGGACTTCCTCGCTCCTGCCATCGGGACAAGCCATGGGGCGTTCAAGTTCAAAGGAGAAGCACAGCTTGACTTTGATCGTCTGAAGAAGGTGAAAGAGTACACCCAGATCCCTCTCGTTCTCCACGGTGCTTCCATGGTCCCACAGAACCTAGTTGAGCTTGCAAATAAGTACGGTGCGGAGCTCTCTGGAGCCAAGGGTGTCCCCGAAGATATGTTGAGAAAAGCAATAGAACTCGGCATCAACAAGATCAACACGGACACCGACTTAAGAATCACTTTCGTCGCTTATCTGAGAAAGGTGCTCTCCGAAGACAGGTCCCAAATAGATCCGCGAAAGATCTTTAAGCCCGTGTTTGAACAGGTGAAAGAAACTGTCAGGGAGAGAATCAGAATCTTCGGGTCCAGTGGAAAGGTGTGA
- the ackA gene encoding acetate kinase — protein MKVLVINSGSSSIKYQLIGMVNEEVLCKGIAERIGLEGSRLVHRVNEEKHVIEKDLPNHEEALKLVLNTLVDEKLGVIKDLKEIDAVGHRVVHGGEKFKESALVDERVIEAIEEVSPLAPLHNPANLMGIKAAMKLLPGVPNVAVFDTAFHQTIPQKAYLYAIPYEYYEKYKIRRYGFHGTSHRYVSRRAAEILGKKPEKFKLITCHIGNGASIAAVKHGKCVDTSMGFTPLEGLVMGTRSGDLDPAIPFFIMEKEGISPQEMYDILNRRSGVYGLSKGFSSDMRDIEEAALKGDEWCKLILDIYHYRIAKYIGAYAAAMNGVDAIVFTAGVGENSPITREDVCSYLEFLGVRLDKQKNEETIKGKEGIISTPDSRVKVLVVPTNEELMIARDTKEIVENLSR, from the coding sequence ATGAAGGTACTCGTGATAAACTCTGGTAGCTCTTCGATAAAGTACCAGCTCATCGGAATGGTCAATGAAGAGGTCCTCTGTAAAGGTATCGCCGAAAGGATAGGACTGGAAGGCAGCAGGCTGGTTCACAGGGTAAACGAGGAAAAGCACGTGATAGAAAAAGACCTTCCCAATCACGAAGAAGCGTTGAAGCTGGTTTTGAACACCCTTGTCGATGAAAAGCTCGGTGTCATAAAAGATCTAAAGGAAATAGACGCGGTTGGGCACAGGGTAGTCCACGGCGGTGAGAAGTTCAAGGAATCCGCACTCGTTGATGAGAGAGTGATAGAAGCCATCGAGGAGGTTTCCCCACTCGCACCGCTTCACAATCCCGCAAATCTCATGGGAATAAAGGCGGCCATGAAACTGCTTCCTGGCGTGCCCAACGTTGCTGTGTTCGATACAGCGTTTCATCAAACGATCCCTCAAAAGGCTTATCTCTATGCTATTCCATACGAGTACTACGAGAAGTACAAGATTAGGCGTTACGGATTCCACGGAACGAGTCACAGGTACGTCTCTAGAAGGGCAGCGGAGATCCTCGGGAAGAAACCCGAAAAGTTCAAGCTCATCACCTGTCATATAGGAAACGGTGCTTCAATAGCAGCTGTGAAACACGGAAAATGTGTTGACACTTCTATGGGTTTCACCCCCCTCGAGGGGCTCGTCATGGGTACGAGATCTGGTGATTTGGATCCTGCCATTCCCTTTTTCATCATGGAGAAAGAGGGAATCTCCCCTCAGGAGATGTACGATATACTGAACAGAAGGAGTGGTGTTTACGGTCTTTCAAAGGGTTTCAGCTCTGACATGAGGGACATTGAAGAAGCTGCCTTGAAAGGGGACGAATGGTGTAAGCTCATCCTGGACATCTACCATTACAGGATTGCCAAGTACATAGGTGCGTACGCGGCGGCAATGAACGGTGTTGATGCCATTGTTTTCACAGCCGGTGTAGGTGAAAATTCCCCAATCACCAGAGAAGACGTCTGCTCTTACCTAGAGTTCCTTGGGGTAAGGCTGGACAAACAGAAAAACGAAGAAACTATAAAAGGAAAAGAGGGAATAATCTCCACGCCGGATTCGCGGGTCAAGGTACTGGTTGTCCCCACAAACGAAGAACTCATGATCGCAAGGGATACGAAAGAAATAGTGGAAAATCTCAGCAGATAA